One Ignavibacterium album JCM 16511 genomic region harbors:
- a CDS encoding cytochrome c3 family protein yields the protein MRILSFTTVIVLLTINIFSQSPHGDGLKNDCSECHQSTTWKIDLKKIQFEHSKTDFELIGQHQNVDCRSCHKSLIFSEVNNSCNNCHKDIHQNTVGENCSRCHSSESWVVKDISFVHQLGRFPLIGAHKTADCKQCHTAFAELKFEPLNVDCFACHAENYLNTKTPSHLQAGFSTNCQECHNLNALSWSATNVDHSFFPLVGGHSIPSCYSCHTQGQGFSGLSKQCYSCHQANYQTTTNPNHVNAGFPTTCESCHNIYGWRPASFDHSQTNFPLTGKHITAQCSRCHSNGYSNTPTDCYACHQTDYNNTTNPNHTAVSFPTTCNDCHSTNGWQPATFDHDNQFFPIYSGKHKDKWNACSDCHTVPSNYAVFSCINCHEHNKTKMDSEHQGVQNYVYESNACFNCHPDGRHRNLIQQRLNNE from the coding sequence ATGCGCATTTTGTCATTCACAACGGTTATAGTTTTACTGACTATAAATATTTTTAGTCAATCACCTCATGGCGATGGACTTAAAAATGATTGTTCTGAATGTCATCAGTCCACAACCTGGAAAATTGATTTAAAGAAAATTCAATTCGAACACTCCAAAACTGATTTTGAATTGATTGGTCAGCATCAGAATGTGGACTGCAGATCTTGCCACAAGTCGCTGATTTTTTCAGAGGTAAACAATTCGTGTAACAATTGTCATAAAGATATTCACCAGAATACTGTAGGTGAAAATTGTTCAAGATGTCACTCATCTGAATCGTGGGTTGTTAAAGATATTTCCTTTGTTCATCAGTTAGGAAGATTTCCCTTAATTGGTGCACACAAAACAGCAGACTGCAAACAATGCCATACAGCTTTTGCAGAATTGAAGTTTGAACCCTTAAATGTAGATTGTTTTGCTTGTCACGCTGAAAATTATCTGAATACAAAAACTCCAAGTCATCTTCAAGCAGGATTTTCAACAAATTGTCAGGAATGCCATAACCTCAATGCTTTATCCTGGAGTGCTACTAATGTTGACCACAGTTTTTTCCCTTTAGTCGGAGGTCATTCAATACCAAGTTGCTATTCATGTCATACTCAGGGACAAGGCTTCAGCGGGCTTTCGAAGCAATGTTATTCTTGTCATCAGGCAAATTATCAGACAACTACAAATCCAAATCATGTCAATGCCGGATTTCCCACAACCTGCGAAAGTTGTCATAATATCTATGGATGGCGACCTGCAAGTTTTGATCATAGTCAAACTAATTTTCCATTAACAGGAAAACATATAACAGCGCAGTGTTCACGATGTCATTCAAACGGATATTCAAATACACCGACTGATTGTTATGCTTGTCATCAGACTGATTATAACAATACAACAAATCCGAATCACACAGCAGTTTCATTTCCGACAACCTGCAATGATTGTCATTCAACTAATGGATGGCAGCCGGCTACATTCGATCACGATAATCAGTTTTTCCCGATATATTCAGGAAAGCACAAGGATAAATGGAATGCTTGTTCGGATTGTCACACTGTGCCAAGTAACTATGCAGTGTTCAGTTGTATAAACTGTCACGAACATAATAAAACCAAAATGGATTCTGAGCATCAGGGAGTGCAAAATTATGTCTATGAAAGCAACGCATGCTTTAATTGCCATCCTGATGGAAGGCATAGGAATTTAATTCAACAAAGATTAAATAATGAATAG
- a CDS encoding PHP domain-containing protein, whose product MHEYIGAIHIHSVFSDGTGEVSDIARFADEVGLDFIMLTDHNTLRALNEGYEKWYGNTLLLVGCEINDKENKNHYLAFGIDEAFSTRTPAKKYVTKVNELGGIGFIAHPHEKRTNKEHPAYPWVDWEIEGFTGIEIWNHMSEWVENLTEENKYRSFLHPLRTITAPPKETLKVWDELNLKRRVVGIGGIDAHAHKYNLVGFLEVEIFPYKVLFKSIRTHVLLDREIKKGKTQKDIETAKWQIYNALREGRSFVANDYVSDSRGFRFYAEQKGKVFNMGETISDSKNILLHVWLPGTESEIRLIRNGHLVELVKGISAEFEINKKGAYRVEIYKDGRAWIYSNHIRIGI is encoded by the coding sequence ATGCACGAATATATCGGAGCAATTCATATTCACTCTGTTTTTTCAGATGGTACAGGAGAAGTTTCGGACATAGCCAGATTTGCTGATGAAGTTGGTCTTGATTTTATTATGCTTACTGATCACAATACACTAAGAGCATTAAACGAAGGATATGAAAAATGGTATGGCAACACATTACTTCTGGTTGGCTGTGAAATAAATGATAAAGAAAATAAGAATCATTATCTGGCTTTTGGAATTGATGAAGCTTTCTCTACAAGAACTCCCGCTAAAAAATATGTTACGAAAGTAAATGAACTTGGTGGAATCGGATTCATTGCTCATCCGCACGAAAAGAGAACTAATAAAGAACATCCTGCATATCCATGGGTAGATTGGGAGATTGAGGGTTTCACAGGAATTGAAATCTGGAATCATATGTCAGAATGGGTTGAAAATCTTACAGAAGAAAACAAATATCGTTCATTCCTTCATCCATTAAGAACAATTACTGCACCGCCAAAAGAAACTCTGAAAGTTTGGGATGAATTAAATCTTAAAAGAAGAGTAGTTGGTATCGGTGGAATTGATGCTCACGCACATAAATACAATCTTGTTGGATTTCTTGAAGTAGAGATATTTCCTTATAAAGTGCTTTTCAAATCAATAAGAACACATGTTCTGCTTGATAGAGAAATTAAAAAAGGAAAAACCCAAAAAGATATCGAAACTGCAAAATGGCAAATATATAATGCACTGAGAGAAGGAAGAAGTTTTGTTGCTAATGACTATGTTTCTGATTCCAGAGGATTCAGATTTTATGCAGAACAAAAAGGAAAAGTTTTTAATATGGGTGAGACCATTTCAGATTCAAAGAATATTTTATTGCACGTTTGGCTGCCAGGTACAGAATCTGAAATTCGTTTGATAAGAAACGGACATCTGGTTGAATTAGTTAAAGGAATTTCTGCTGAATTTGAAATAAATAAAAAAGGTGCGTATCGTGTAGAAATTTATAAAGACGGCCGAGCCTGGATTTATTCAAATCATATTAGAATTGGAATTTAG
- a CDS encoding tetratricopeptide repeat protein, protein MLTKRKKLTKKEIKEDKLVEFYYKVQNYIEENKNQVLMYAGALAIVVVAVIFYVNFRNSKNEEAGALLARVIDLYDQGSYLEAIEGKQGTNLVGLKKIVEDYGSTENGETAKIYLANAYSFLGQYEKAFELYKDYSGSNDIYKAAALAGQAGYFASKGEFEKAADLFKKAANVSEINPSRPDYLLRAGINYLKAGQKDEAKALFQIIKDDFKTSTAFAQVDRYFTELN, encoded by the coding sequence ATGTTAACAAAAAGAAAAAAACTTACTAAAAAAGAAATTAAAGAGGACAAACTCGTCGAGTTCTATTATAAAGTTCAGAACTACATAGAAGAAAATAAAAATCAGGTATTGATGTATGCCGGTGCATTAGCCATTGTTGTGGTGGCTGTAATCTTCTATGTTAACTTCCGCAATTCGAAGAATGAAGAAGCCGGAGCTTTACTTGCAAGAGTAATTGATTTGTACGATCAGGGCTCATATCTGGAAGCAATTGAAGGCAAACAAGGGACCAATCTTGTTGGACTTAAGAAAATAGTCGAAGATTACGGAAGCACTGAAAACGGGGAAACAGCTAAAATATATCTTGCAAATGCTTATTCATTCCTCGGTCAATATGAAAAAGCGTTTGAACTTTATAAAGATTACAGCGGTTCAAACGATATTTACAAAGCCGCAGCTTTAGCCGGACAAGCTGGCTACTTTGCTTCAAAAGGTGAATTTGAAAAAGCCGCTGATTTATTTAAGAAAGCAGCTAATGTCTCTGAAATAAATCCAAGTCGTCCGGACTACCTCCTCAGAGCAGGAATCAATTACCTGAAAGCCGGTCAAAAAGATGAGGCAAAAGCTTTATTCCAGATTATTAAAGATGACTTCAAAACATCAACTGCTTTTGCGCAGGTTGACCGTTATTTTACTGAATTGAACTAA
- the efp gene encoding elongation factor P has translation MADTSDFRNGLIIKFRNEPYVITEFLHVKPGKGGAFVRTTLKNLKTGRVLENTFRAGESIEIIRVERRKFQYLYRDGDFLVCMDNETFEQINVPIELFGDSVEFLKESTEVEILFSDNEIITVEPPIFVNLTVTQTEPGFRGNTATGAVKPATLETGATINVPLFIEIGDVLKVDTRTGEYVERVKSN, from the coding sequence ATGGCAGATACATCAGATTTCAGAAATGGTCTTATTATTAAGTTCAGAAATGAACCATATGTAATTACAGAGTTTTTACATGTTAAACCTGGTAAAGGTGGTGCATTTGTTCGTACAACTTTGAAAAACCTGAAAACCGGCAGAGTGTTAGAAAATACTTTCAGAGCTGGTGAAAGCATAGAAATAATCAGAGTTGAAAGAAGAAAATTTCAGTATCTCTACCGTGATGGTGATTTTCTGGTCTGTATGGACAATGAAACATTCGAGCAGATAAATGTTCCTATAGAACTCTTTGGTGACTCGGTTGAATTCCTTAAGGAAAGTACCGAAGTTGAAATACTCTTTAGTGACAATGAAATTATTACTGTTGAACCACCAATTTTTGTGAACCTTACAGTTACCCAAACAGAACCCGGATTCAGAGGTAATACTGCAACCGGTGCTGTTAAACCTGCAACTCTTGAAACCGGGGCAACAATCAATGTTCCGCTCTTTATTGAAATAGGAGATGTACTTAAAGTTGATACTCGTACTGGTGAATATGTTGAACGTGTAAAGTCAAATTAA
- the accB gene encoding acetyl-CoA carboxylase biotin carboxyl carrier protein, translating to MDLNLIKKLVKILETSEVTDIEIEENGTKIKVAKKVRVAPAMQAISAVPSQPATVSVQQKEDSKPVEKKATEESAESNLHTVRSPIVGTFYRAPAPDADPYVQVGDVVSVGTVLCIVEAMKLMNEIESDVNGKVVKILVENGKPVEYNQPLFLIQPM from the coding sequence ATGGATTTGAACTTAATAAAAAAGCTTGTTAAAATTCTCGAGACAAGCGAAGTAACTGACATCGAGATTGAAGAGAATGGAACAAAAATAAAAGTTGCTAAAAAAGTTCGTGTTGCTCCTGCAATGCAGGCAATTAGCGCTGTTCCTTCTCAACCAGCTACTGTTTCCGTTCAGCAGAAAGAAGATTCAAAACCAGTTGAAAAGAAAGCGACTGAAGAATCTGCTGAGTCAAATCTTCACACAGTCCGTTCACCAATTGTTGGAACATTTTATCGCGCACCAGCACCTGATGCTGATCCCTATGTGCAGGTTGGTGATGTAGTTTCTGTAGGAACTGTGCTCTGTATAGTTGAGGCGATGAAGCTTATGAATGAGATAGAATCAGATGTTAATGGTAAAGTTGTGAAAATTCTTGTTGAGAACGGAAAGCCGGTTGAATACAATCAACCATTGTTCTTAATTCAACCAATGTAA
- the accC gene encoding acetyl-CoA carboxylase biotin carboxylase subunit, with the protein MFNKILIANRGEIALRIIRACKELGIKTVAVYSEADRESLHVTFADEAVCIGPPLGKESYLKIPAIISAAQVTGADAIHPGYGFLAENANFSEICNESEITFIGPTPAMINAMGDKSFAKDTMKKNGVPVIPGSDGVVKELKEAIRISHEIGFPIIIKASAGGGGKGMRIVWEEKDFEKAFVTAQTEAESAFGNPDVYIEKFLENPRHIEVQVVGDKHGNVYHYGERDCSVQRRHQKLIEEAPSPVLDETLREKMGEAAVLGAHSVNYLGAGTIEFLLDKYHNFYFMEMNTRIQVEHPVTEMVHDVDLIREQILVAAGEKASPPPHNHMGHAIEFRINAEDPEKDFRPSPGKITSLHFPGGLGVRIDSHIYQSYTIPPYYDSLIAKLIVWAKDRPQALARAKRALEEFIIEGIKTTIPFHLQVLQDERFISGNFDTGFLEKFTFKKHD; encoded by the coding sequence GTGTTTAATAAAATTTTAATTGCCAACAGAGGCGAAATTGCACTTCGCATCATAAGAGCTTGTAAAGAGCTTGGAATCAAAACAGTTGCTGTTTATTCTGAAGCTGATCGCGAATCATTACATGTAACTTTTGCTGATGAAGCTGTCTGCATCGGACCTCCGCTCGGAAAAGAAAGTTATCTTAAAATTCCTGCAATTATTTCTGCAGCTCAGGTAACCGGAGCAGATGCAATTCATCCAGGTTATGGTTTTCTTGCTGAGAATGCAAACTTCTCAGAAATATGTAACGAATCAGAAATCACATTTATCGGACCAACTCCGGCAATGATTAATGCAATGGGTGATAAATCATTTGCAAAAGATACAATGAAAAAAAATGGTGTTCCGGTTATTCCCGGCAGTGATGGTGTTGTAAAAGAATTAAAAGAAGCAATAAGAATTTCTCACGAAATAGGTTTTCCTATTATTATAAAAGCTTCTGCTGGTGGTGGCGGAAAAGGAATGAGAATAGTTTGGGAAGAAAAAGATTTTGAAAAAGCATTTGTAACTGCTCAAACAGAAGCTGAATCTGCTTTTGGAAATCCGGATGTTTACATTGAAAAGTTTTTAGAAAACCCGAGACATATTGAGGTTCAGGTTGTTGGAGATAAACACGGAAATGTTTATCACTATGGTGAAAGAGATTGCTCGGTTCAGCGTCGCCATCAAAAATTAATTGAAGAAGCTCCTTCACCTGTCCTTGATGAAACTCTTCGTGAGAAAATGGGTGAAGCTGCTGTGCTTGGAGCTCATTCTGTTAATTACCTCGGAGCTGGTACAATTGAATTCCTGCTCGACAAATATCATAATTTCTATTTTATGGAAATGAATACCCGTATTCAGGTTGAACATCCTGTTACAGAAATGGTTCATGATGTTGACTTAATCAGAGAACAGATTCTTGTTGCCGCTGGTGAAAAGGCATCACCTCCGCCGCATAATCATATGGGACATGCTATCGAATTCAGAATTAATGCAGAAGACCCTGAAAAAGATTTCAGACCGAGTCCAGGTAAAATTACTTCTTTACATTTCCCAGGTGGATTAGGAGTAAGAATTGATTCACATATTTATCAGTCATACACAATTCCACCTTATTATGATTCATTAATAGCAAAACTGATTGTTTGGGCAAAAGATCGTCCGCAGGCACTTGCCCGTGCTAAAAGAGCCCTTGAAGAATTTATTATTGAGGGAATAAAAACTACTATTCCATTTCATCTTCAGGTATTGCAGGATGAAAGATTTATTAGTGGTAACTTTGATACAGGATTTTTGGAAAAATTCACATTTAAAAAACACGATTAA
- the gcvH gene encoding glycine cleavage system protein GcvH has protein sequence MNIPENLLYTKDHEWVRVEGNIGVIGITDYAQSELGDVVFVDIDESLAEISKGASCGTIEAVKTVSDVFAPFSGKVVEVNPKLKDSPELLNSDPYGEGWMLKAEISNTSELDDLLDATAYKNLIGQ, from the coding sequence ATGAACATTCCTGAAAATTTATTGTACACAAAAGATCACGAATGGGTTCGTGTAGAAGGAAACATTGGAGTAATCGGAATTACTGATTATGCTCAAAGCGAACTCGGTGATGTTGTCTTTGTTGATATAGACGAATCGCTCGCAGAAATTTCTAAAGGTGCTTCTTGCGGAACTATTGAAGCAGTTAAAACTGTAAGTGATGTTTTTGCACCTTTCTCCGGAAAAGTTGTTGAAGTTAACCCGAAGCTTAAGGATAGTCCTGAATTGTTGAATTCAGATCCTTATGGCGAAGGTTGGATGTTAAAAGCTGAAATAAGCAACACCTCAGAACTCGATGATCTTTTAGATGCAACCGCTTATAAAAATCTGATTGGTCAATAG